The genomic stretch CAATTGAGGTTTCTGGTATATTTAGATACTTGATGTTTCTGTATACAGGTTGAGTGAATGGTTACTGGGTAGTTGGTGAGGGCAGAGCTACATCAATTTGTATGCTGATCTGTGTCCCAGATTACTTCCAAGGCATGTCACCCATCTACTCCTCAAACACCTGGTCAAAGCTGAGCTACTGTGAAGGTGTTCTTCCAGTCAATGCTTTTATTTGCCAAATAATTCATATGTAGCTGTTTGAGATCTTCAAACATAATGCCATATGAACTTCATTCTTTACTACGGGTGAGCTCTTACATTCAATCTTGTTTACCAGAGATGTGTGACTGATAAGTGAGTCTGTTTCGTTATCGCCAGGGCCCTGTCCAGAAACTACCCCCCCTTCAACTCATCTGGCACTGAGCCAGTGTCCAGAAGCTGAGTCCCTCAAGCACAAAGAAGCTGTTCCCATACAATATCGTTTGGGACTGTGTCACAGCCAGACTTATGGCTATAGACCGTAAGCCATTCAGACAAGATGTCCCAAGATGGGTTGGAGAGGACCGGGGAAAACAGCTGTTGTATACATTGTTCTGATGAAAGTGGATTATATTTGGCGGCACTGGTTGTGCGTTGCCATATCATACAAGTATGATAAAGGGTGGATTCAGATGAGGTCATGGTGGAAATGGAAGCTCAGATTTTCAACCAGGTCAGTTTTATCTATCCTGGCAAAACTAGAAACAGGAAGTGAAAACACTGCAGTCAGAAACTGTCCTAACAGTCTCTCAATACAATGATTGTAGTGATCTCATGAGTGATTTTCATTGACAGCTATAATACATACTGTGAGAAAAGGTTGTTTAAAGATATATGCAATGAAATAGAACTATGCTATTCTGTTTGTTCATTTAGGCCAAGCAGTTCCTCTCTTTGAGGTCTCAGGGTTGCGAATACTCTTTATCGGAGAGGGGCGGGGAAGAGTGCTGTGGGACATGGCATCCTAGGCAGAAGGGGTGTTTGACGTGGTGTGGGTGAGAACCAAGAGGCGGTAGGGCAAGGATGCCTAGTTGGGAGGGGTTCCCCTCCAGGGGCTTCTCTCTGGGGGTCCAGAGGGACATTGTCCACAGCAATCTTGGCGGCCAGGATCATTGATGTCTGGTATTAAATTGTCACGAGGAGAATGCAGTACCAAAGACAaccttttatttttatatatattatataaaaatacatttcccCCTTCAGAATACCAGCAAGTAGGCCTATTATTATTAACACAAAAAAGGCCAGACATGATCAGTCCCTTTCCATTTCATAACATTTCCACAGAAGTCAACATCAGAATAAATTGTACTAACATGTTTCATTGCCTGTTAGCAAGACATCTTCAACTACTGCTGAAGTGAGGAATTTGAGTCTTTGTGTATGAAGGTACAAGTCAGCATCACAATCATAGAAACATTATTACATTTCAGTATTTTGACTGAACACATTGTAAACAGGGCATGACATTAAACAGACTACTCTGAACAAGTAAACTGAATACATTTCATCAAATTACCTTTTTTTGTTTTATAGACTTGTGTATAGAatgataaataaaaatgaaaaaagtgCTTTGTGTCATCTATTTTTGACTGTTGAACATTACAAGTGccactgtacagtatgtttgaGAGGCCCTAACTTAAAACTGGTAAGTATTTGATGTTGTCCTACTGGGTGATACACATTGATTTTTTCTCTTTCAGATCATGCTCCAGAGGGTAAAATGGCTGCTCCAGGATTCTCTGGCACTTCCTGGACTTCCAAATTCCTCTACACAGCGAGTCATGGATCCTCTGCCAGGAGTCCAACTCTGTGCGCCACAATGCTGATCTGGCACGGATGAGCTGGGATCTCTCACTCTTGCTGCCTTTGGCCAGGCTGACGCTGTCTTTACAGATGAAGAAGACATCCAGGCCAATGAAGAGGGCATTGAGAGTGATAAAACCAGCCCGCGCCGAGCTGGAGAGGGCTAGTGGGGTGCCTTTGGCCACCTGTCCAATGTCCGGGATGTCCCCTGCTAGCTTGGGTAGGTTTCGTGCTGCTTTGCCTTCCTGGAGCACCAGCTTACCAGCGCTTGCGATCAGATCTTCATTTGCAAAGGTCTTCACACTCAGAGCTGAGGCACAGTCTATTATGGTGTCGATGCCTTTTCTGATGGCCCCGGCTGTGAAAATCACGTTCCCTGCTCCCAGCACGACATCCACCCTGCTTTTCCCCAGGATGGGCTCCATATTCCTGGCCACATCCTCCAGACACTCCTGAAGACTCTCTACATCCTCCATGAAACTCTGGAATATTTCACTGGCTTTCTTCTCATGGATGCTATTGACCTTCATCTCTGTGATACCAGTGGTTATACTGTTAACCCCACTGGTGACCCCCAGGCTGGCCCCTGCAATTGTGAGGGCCAGTGACACTCCACCAGTGACAGGGGTCAGGGCTAAGCCCACGATGGTTAGGATCCCTCCAGCCACCCCCACTGAGCTGCCTGCCACACTGGAGATCTTAGCCCCCAGCTTCATCCTGTCCAGCTGCACAGCATTCTCCTCCAGATCGGTCAGAAACTGCTCCATCCTGGGTCGGCACTGGCTGAACTGACCAATGAAGCGCTGAGCAGCCCCTTGGAACAGGAATGTCAGTCTGAGGTTCTGGTCCATCCTGGGGAGATGGATTCAACATCTATTTACTGTATACCAGTAAACATAGTTCTTGCTCAAAAATATCAATAGAAGTTTAAAGAGAACAACCAAACTAACCTTACCTGATATCACTCAGCTGATTCAAATGGTCCAGCATCTTTTGTATGGACTCTTCCCGCACATCAGCACCAAGGTTGACCACAGGGATGTCATTCTTCTTTTTCCAAAACAGCATTTGACTGATGTAGCTACTGTAGCGATGCATATTAATTTCAACATTACAATATTCATTAGATTATTATGTGGCGTTTGAATTATATCACAAAAGCCCAATAACCGTGTCAAATGACATCTGAGAAGGccaaaaatgaaagaaaaatagtACAACTGTGCTAATATAATATAAAATGCTGGTTTTGAGGGATCTTACCCAAGTTTATTCTCAGACTCTGGTCTGATCTGTAATCTTGAAGGAAAAAAATGGGCATCAAGTGTTTGTAAAATGGCAATGAAGATTACATGAGTTAATGTTAAAGTAATTGTGATGGGAGCTCCACTTACCCCTTCTCCATCCTTTTACAGACCTGCTGGCTGATTTCTATGTATCTGTCCAGTTGGCAGGCCAACACCTCTACATTGAGGAGGCTGGGCATAAAGAAGGCCTTAGCATCCCTCTTAAAATGGATGAGGAGAGGGCAGGCCATTCTGGCAGCAATGATGACAGCCTGAACACTGGCAGGGCTCGTCCCCTGAGGCAGACAGAGGAACCTGTTCTCCtcaaacaccaacagacaggtgaCCGCCAGACACTCCACAGCATTCAGGAAGTAATCCAGCTTCTCCAGGCCTCCCAGAGTGTCCTTTAGTACAGCTCCCAGCTCCTTCTCCAGCTCCTCACGCCTACTGTCTGCAGTCACCTGGGTCAGACCGCTCCATACGAACTCCCCAAACGCCTTGGCCTTGGTCGCTGACTTACGGACATGGTCGAACTTAAGGTCAATTCTCTCGGCCCTCTCCTTGATGTCCCTCATCATTTCCAGTTCTGTCTCCCTCTGAAGGGCCCATTTGGAATACCTGTCACAGAACTCCCTCACTGTGTGAATGTGGCTGAGGGTGTCTGAGATGTACTGGACCAAGAGCTCCCTTGTTAACGCTGATCTGTAACAAAAGAGGGCTATACTATTGAAGTCAGGATAATCACTATATAAAATTACGAAGTTGTAGATTTACAGAGTGCCAACTTTACCCTTCTTTTGAACAACCTTTATTGAATGAATACATTGTATTCTTTGTCAACACTGCCCTCTGTTGATTTTGTAATGTAGCCCAACAGCACTCTCCTTACTGTCCCAGTTATTAAACCTCTTAAATGTAAGGTCCCCTATGTGGTTCTGGTACCGGTTCCAACTGACATTTTCACTTATAAATCGCTCTGTGGACACAGTAGATCGAAATGGATTAAGCGAAAGCCCTGGTTCCCACAGACACAGTAGTATTTTTTCTGAGTCTGTGTGATGTAGGATATCAAATCTGaaaccacttgaagctgggaAGTCCCTCCTACCATTTCATTCGTTCTTCCTACTGTCCATCACCTCCTGAACCCTACATCACAGGTTTCATCATGGTAGCAGATTCAGAGATAGATTTATAGCCATTAATCTAAAACTTATAGTTAGTCATTTTATAATTTGATTAcgctatatttagaaagcataaGTCATTTCAAACCTTATTCATACAGTTTTATTGAATAGGAAATAcatcatatttgtactgtgtacttgagccgtatcctcaaaagtgactacacctcagcaatttataactttttttttaccagaaaggtgagatttgaaCCATTCTTTGAGTATACaacattactagttattgtttacgGCCCTCTCATGATACATTACTTTTGTGGATTACGTAGATAACACATaacatttagttacatttaactGGTTAATAGTCTCACCGTGGCATGAGGCTTTCCCTGTGTTTGGCTGATATCGTTACTGAACAGTGTTGCCTTGTCACCAGTGCATGTCCAATGGAACTatggattaaaaatacaaataaaatcacAGGCATGAAAAATAAGAGAGTCTACATTTCTGTTCTGAAATCCTTTTGAATTGGGATTCACAGACATCGCATAGCTACATGCGCAAACACAGTACTTcatttgtaaatcgggaggtcCCGGAAAACATAGTGAGCGCGAGGAGTGGTATCCCACAGTATCCGGGGTACACATTGAGGAAAGAAAGTGACAAACACAACGTAGCAGCGCAGCAGACAGAGTAAACAGCCAAGTAGCCTCCTATATATGGTGGTGAAATGAACAGGGGAATCAGTTGCTGATTACGATTTCATTTAGCCTCATTCTAGACATTAGTGTACAACAACAGTTTCAGACGTCACTGCAGAACATCCGCCATGTGGATGCATATGCATCAAAGTCGATTACCTTTTTCTTTGGAGCGAAATTTCTAATAACCGAAATGTTGGaaattcaaatccccgagctgacaaggtacaaatctgtcgttctgcccctgaacaggcagttaacccactgttcctagaccgtcattgaaaataagaaattgttaactgacttgcctagttaaataaaaggtaaaataaaaatatatattttttggggggggctttcCGACGTTTCAAATTCAGTAGGAAGGCTACGTAACGTGATTTATGCAGAGACCTCTTTTCACTAGTCAAGATCTGTTACTTAGTAACCCTCCCCATAATGTACAAATAAGAAAGCAGGTCTTGGATCACTGTGGCAAGATATGATGATTACACCGGATGACCGCGCTTTTACATGATGATCTTTCTGTGGGGCGGGAGCAATAACGAGGAGGCAACTTGATTTAACGCTCATCGCTTTTATTAGAACGGTAAATAGGTACCGGAACGACAATGTCAAATCTGAGATGCTGGATCcggctcaaattaagcactgaGGCAAAGGTGTTAACACTTTTCGAAGTACAACATTTAAAAAGGGACAATCTGCAGTTGTTACATTCATTTTGTAATGTATAAAATAACGATAGCCCTATGTACACATGATCTCTTGAAGAATATAATGTATTGCCTCATTAGCTTAGTCCAACTCTCGTATCCCACCATAACCATATATACATAACATacgtttgttttactccaatgtttgtaaacaaacactatatacacATACCCTCAatacatggttaaaactataatgttgatatcatggtcagtccttgtatGCATAGGTCTGTCTGAAGTGGTTACGATCTCCAGTCCCTCAGTTTTTAGCTAaaacgctttgttattgtttccaCTGTTGATTGCCCCTTTCAATGAATTAAATATGGATTTATAAAGCTCACTCACCTTGACAAAGGGGCTGAATGctgttcagtctccctacatcGGGAATGTTGTCTTCTCAGTTTCGTTTCCCTTTACCAAACTCAAGTTGGACCCATTGTGCTATAATAAGAACGCTTGGCCACGTCACCGCCATGCCTTTGAATGATTGAGACTGCGAGGCGAGAAAGAAACGCCAAAACACAGAGCAAATTCTTTAGTAAACAAATCTGTTGCGTGGAACAACATTGCGGCCTATTTTTTGTGTGTTCATTTTAAAAGTTTTATTTTTGAGACTAGATATTCTGTAACATACTAGTGACTTCAGAGGGTAGCTGATAAATGTAATAACCATTTCAGACAGATGTGGTATGTTACCTGTAAAAAATATAAGGCAATATTTATATCTCATATACAgtaagtgaacagcaaacctggtttcaaaaaacaattaaagcaacacctcatggcacaGCGCCCTTCCTCATGTGGTCtacttttgtgtgtatgtactgacatgtgtaacttatagatgaacacacaggcGGACTACATGTGACATGGATGTGTAACttatagatgaacacacaggcGGACTACATGGATGTGTAACttatagatgaacacacaggcGGACTACATGGATGTGTAACttatagatgaacacacaggcGGACTACATGGATGTGTAACttatagatgaacacacaggcagACTACATGTGACATGGATGTGTAACttatagatgaacacacaggcagACTACAtgtgacatgtatgtgtaacttatagatgaacacacaggcagACTACAtgtgacatgtatgtgtaacttaTAGATGAACACACATGCAGACTACATGTGACATGGATGTGTAACttatagatgaacacacaggcagACTACAtgtgacatgtatgtgtaacttatagatgaacacacaggcagACTACAtgtgacatgtatgtgtaacttaTAGATGAACACACATGCAGACTACATGTGACATGGATGTGTAACttatagatgaacacacaggcagACTACATGTGACATGGATGTGTAACttatagatgaacacacaggcGGACTACATGGATGTGTAACttatagatgaacacacaggcGGACTACATGGATGTGTAACTTATAGATGAACACACATGCAGACTACAtgtgacatgtatgtgtaacttaTAGATGAACACACATGCAGACTACATGTGACATGGATGTGTAACTTATAGATGAACACACATGCAGACTACAtgtgacatgtatgtgtaacttatagatgaacacacaggcagACTACATGTGACATGGATGTGTAACttatagatgaacacacaggcGGACTACATGTGACATGGATGTGTAACTTATAGATGAACACACATGCAGGCTACATGTTGATGTTttcaattgtaaagtattttgtctgtaatatCTTTTCCGTTATGTGGTGGACCCCACGAGACTAACTGTCACCACTGacatcggctaatggggatcttcATCAAATCCTAAATCTTACCCTTCCAAAACATCCCCTTATTTACAATTTATTTGCAGGCATAACCCTTTTATACATATCAGTGGGAAACTGGCAAATTGGGAGGGATGGGGAGTGGGGGATGTTGCATGGGGGCTGTTTGCAGCTCAAATTAGGAAGGTGTTAAAGAATGGAAGTGTTAATGGATTTACCTGCAAAAAGCAGAGAGCCAgtcacacagacctgatacctgtatTTTGGTTACAGGATCAGTGAAAATGCAGGAATCAGTACTAGGTCTTAAGGTGGCTTTTATTTTtccatgtattttttaaattccttACCCCTTTTCAGATATACATATGTACCACCTTGCTATCTTAaggtgaatgcactaactgtaagccAGAGCGTCAGCTAAATCTTCTTCGAAAAACTCCTTGATCTTCTCAAAAATATatgtttgtctagctgtgtccagtccaggtggtgcttgtacaggcatACCATATATTGGAGGAAGGACGTCAGCGTTccgcagcagctgaaacctgaTCCCGACTGAGCCCGAACGCTCCTTGGCGACAACACCGGGCTCCAGAGCATCAAAGCTGTAAACAGGAAATAACCAACACATTTTAGAAGACATTACAAACTTGCAAAATATAAATTCACCTCCAAAGTTTAGTTAAtaagaataacctcatacaatgcaatgaaaattaaattcacctgaagtgctggtagtgcttgatctgtggcagaggcctgaagtacggagtcagatgatgttgccagccatagctttccaccagcaccgtaccatcctccagtccaactagctgtgggatgttgacccctgtcacagtgctgtACCTTCACAACAGCAGCCACCTCAGACAACGACAGAGTCTTTCTGAAGCTCTACTTGATGAGGCCGGAGCACCAGTCGGGGCaaacttggtgtggcctgtgatcaggaagtgaagaTCCAGACTGTGGTGGAAAACAAAACTGAACCAGTTCCGTGTggaaacaaacactgacacggaaaataaacacccacaacccaaaagtgaaacccaggctacctaagtatgattctcaatcagggacaacaattgacagctgcctctgattgagaaccatactaggccgaactcaaaaaccaacatagaaaaacatagactgcccacccaactcacgccctgaccatactaaaacaaagatataataacagaactaaggtcagaatgtgacaacgtcagagtccagaatataaatatCTATGTATTGATGGTGTGTCttgacattatggacagtatatgaatagaaaaggtgtggaCAGCAGTAGTCATATAGgcagccttgactagaatacaggaTATACACTGTGTATGAAGCATTAGgatcaccttcctaatattgagttgcacccccttttgccctcagaacagtgtCAATTCTTCGGggcaaggtgttgaaagcgttccacagggatgctggcccatgttgactccaatgtttcccatagttgtgtcaagttggttggaggtcctttgggtggtggaccattcttgatacacatggaaaacccagcagtgttgcaagttcttgacacactcaaaccgttgtgcctagcacctactaccataccccgttcaaaagcacttcaatcttttgtcttatccattcaccctcaatggcacacattcacaatccatgtctcaattgtctcaaggcttaaaaatccttatttagcctgtctcctccccttcatctacactgattgaagtggaattaacagatgacatcaataagggttcaTGGCTttcacctttttatttatttaaccaggtaggctagttgagaacaagttcatttgcaactgcgacctggccaagataaagcgtagcaattcgacacataaagagttacacatggaataaacaaaacagtcaataatacagtagaacaaaagacaaaaagtctatatacagtgagtgcaaatgaggtaagttaaggaaataaataggccatggtggcgaagtaattacaatatagcaattaaacactggaatggtagatcggcagaagatgaatgtgcaagtagagatactggggtgcaaaggagcaaaataaataaataaataaataccagtatggggatgaggtaggtagatagatgggctgtttacagatgggctatgtacaggtgcagtgatctgtgagctgctctgacagctggtgcttaaagcaagtgagggagatgtgagtctccagcttcagagatttttgcaattcgttccaatcatgggcagcagagacttggaaggaaagacgaccaaaggaggaattggctttgggggtgaccagtgagatatacctgctggagcgcgtgctacgggtgggtgctgctatggtgaccagtgagctgagataaggcggggctttaccgagcagagacttgtagataacctgtagccagtgggtttggcgacgagtatgaagcgagggccaaccaacgagagcgtacaggtcgcaatggtaggtagtgtatggggctttggtgacaaaacggatggcactgtgattgactgcatccagtttgttgagtagagtgttggaggctattttatagatgacatcaccgaaatcgaggatcggtatggtcagttttacgagggtatgttcggcagcatgagtgaaggatgctttgttgcgatataggaagccgattctagatttaatgttggattggagatgcttaatgtgagtctggaaggagggtttacagtctaaccagacacccaggtatttgtagttgtccacgtattctaagtcagagccgtccagagtagtgatgctggacgggcgagcaggtacgggcagtgatcgattgaaaagcatgcatttagttttgcttgcgtttaagagcagttggaggccacggaaggagagttgtatggcattgaagcttgtctggaggttagttaacacagtgtccaaagggccagaagtatacagaatggtgtcgtctgcgtagaggtggatcagagaatcaccagcaacaaGAACAACAtcttgatgtatacagaaaaaagAGTCGCCCCGAAAATTgaacccatagagactgtcagaggtccggacaacaggccctccgatttgacacactgaactctatcggagaagtagttggtaaaccaggcgaggcaatcatttgagaaaccaaggctgt from Oncorhynchus tshawytscha isolate Ot180627B linkage group LG09, Otsh_v2.0, whole genome shotgun sequence encodes the following:
- the LOC112258955 gene encoding uncharacterized protein LOC112258955 isoform X2 codes for the protein MPVILFVFLIHSSIGHALVTRQHCSVTISAKHRESLMPRSALTRELLVQYISDTLSHIHTVREFCDRYSKWALQRETELEMMRDIKERAERIDLKFDHVRKSATKAKAFGEFVWSGLTQVTADSRREELEKELGAVLKDTLGGLEKLDYFLNAVECLAVTCLLVFEENRFLCLPQGTSPASVQAVIIAARMACPLLIHFKRDAKAFFMPSLLNVEVLACQLDRYIEISQQVCKRMEKGLQIRPESENKLGYISQMLFWKKKNDIPVVNLGADVREESIQKMLDHLNQLSDIRMDQNLRLTFLFQGAAQRFIGQFSQCRPRMEQFLTDLEENAVQLDRMKLGAKISSVAGSSVGVAGGILTIVGLALTPVTGGVSLALTIAGASLGVTSGVNSITTGITEMKVNSIHEKKASEIFQSFMEDVESLQECLEDVARNMEPILGKSRVDVVLGAGNVIFTAGAIRKGIDTIIDCASALSVKTFANEDLIASAGKLVLQEGKAARNLPKLAGDIPDIGQVAKGTPLALSSSARAGFITLNALFIGLDVFFICKDSVSLAKGSKSERSQLIRARSALWRTELDSWQRIHDSLCRGIWKSRKCQRILEQPFYPLEHDLKEKKSMCITQ
- the LOC112258955 gene encoding uncharacterized protein LOC112258955 isoform X1, which produces MPVILFVFLIHSSIGHALVTRQHCSVTISAKHRESLMPRSALTRELLVQYISDTLSHIHTVREFCDRYSKWALQRETELEMMRDIKERAERIDLKFDHVRKSATKAKAFGEFVWSGLTQVTADSRREELEKELGAVLKDTLGGLEKLDYFLNAVECLAVTCLLVFEENRFLCLPQGTSPASVQAVIIAARMACPLLIHFKRDAKAFFMPSLLNVEVLACQLDRYIEISQQVCKRMEKGLQIRPESENKLGSYISQMLFWKKKNDIPVVNLGADVREESIQKMLDHLNQLSDIRMDQNLRLTFLFQGAAQRFIGQFSQCRPRMEQFLTDLEENAVQLDRMKLGAKISSVAGSSVGVAGGILTIVGLALTPVTGGVSLALTIAGASLGVTSGVNSITTGITEMKVNSIHEKKASEIFQSFMEDVESLQECLEDVARNMEPILGKSRVDVVLGAGNVIFTAGAIRKGIDTIIDCASALSVKTFANEDLIASAGKLVLQEGKAARNLPKLAGDIPDIGQVAKGTPLALSSSARAGFITLNALFIGLDVFFICKDSVSLAKGSKSERSQLIRARSALWRTELDSWQRIHDSLCRGIWKSRKCQRILEQPFYPLEHDLKEKKSMCITQ
- the LOC112258955 gene encoding uncharacterized protein LOC112258955 isoform X3 translates to MPRSALTRELLVQYISDTLSHIHTVREFCDRYSKWALQRETELEMMRDIKERAERIDLKFDHVRKSATKAKAFGEFVWSGLTQVTADSRREELEKELGAVLKDTLGGLEKLDYFLNAVECLAVTCLLVFEENRFLCLPQGTSPASVQAVIIAARMACPLLIHFKRDAKAFFMPSLLNVEVLACQLDRYIEISQQVCKRMEKGLQIRPESENKLGSYISQMLFWKKKNDIPVVNLGADVREESIQKMLDHLNQLSDIRMDQNLRLTFLFQGAAQRFIGQFSQCRPRMEQFLTDLEENAVQLDRMKLGAKISSVAGSSVGVAGGILTIVGLALTPVTGGVSLALTIAGASLGVTSGVNSITTGITEMKVNSIHEKKASEIFQSFMEDVESLQECLEDVARNMEPILGKSRVDVVLGAGNVIFTAGAIRKGIDTIIDCASALSVKTFANEDLIASAGKLVLQEGKAARNLPKLAGDIPDIGQVAKGTPLALSSSARAGFITLNALFIGLDVFFICKDSVSLAKGSKSERSQLIRARSALWRTELDSWQRIHDSLCRGIWKSRKCQRILEQPFYPLEHDLKEKKSMCITQ